Part of the Desulforegula conservatrix Mb1Pa genome is shown below.
TTCAATTTCAGGGCTTATTTTGCGGGCATGTCCTGCAATTATTTTTGTTATAATAGCAAATGGAGCGGTTATGACAAGAAGTCTCGCATCATGAACCCTGGCAGCTTCAAGAACAATATGATGACAGGCGTCTCCGTAAACAAGGGGGTACCCTTTTTTTCTTATCTCATCTACCTGACGTGAGTTATTTTCTATAATCACAAAGTCAACGTCCAGAGAAGACAGAACCTGTGCCACATAAGACCCGACCCGTCCTCCGCCAGCTATCACGATATGTTTTTTTAATCCTGTATCAGGGAGATTGATTGTCTGAACAGCTTCCTGCCTGAACCATTTCTTACGCAGGGAATCAAAAGGCGCCGTAAGATTCGAGAGAAACGGGGTCAGAATCATTGTTATAACAGTTGATGACAGAAGCATGGAATATAATTCAGGTGGAATTGAGCCTGTTTTCATGCCTGTTCCTATAAGAAGAAAAGCGAACTCTCCGACCTGTGAGAGTCCCAAACCTACTGCAAGGGGAATTACATTTTTATATCCGAATGATTTTACGACAAGGGCAAAAATAAGTCCTTTTCCGATTATTATAAAAGCTACGAGCGAAAGCACCTTGGACAGGTTTGCCGCAATAAATGCCGTATCAATGAGCATCCCAATAGACACAAAAAAAAGAAGGGCAAAAACATCCCTTAAGGGTATTACGTCGCTCAAAGCCTGATGACTGTATTCAGACTCGCTCAGGATCATTCCGGCCACAAAGGCTCCGAATGCAAAGGAAAGTCCTGAAAGATAGGTTGCATAACCGACTCCGAGTCCTATTGCCGTGACTGAAACGAGGAAAAGCTCTCTTGAGTCCCATTTTGCGATGTATTCGACAAGTTTTGGAATAATCTTTGTACCTGCAAGAACCATTACTCCAAGAAAACATGCAGCCTTGACTCCGGCCCATCCAAGGACAAAAAGACCGTTCTCGGGATTATTGAGCTGGGGAAGTATTATCATCAGGGGAACCACGGCAAGATCCTGAACAATAAGCATTCCAATCATGACTCGGCTGGAAAGGGTTCCCATGAGCCCCTTTTCCATAAGTGTTTTAAGAATCACCATTGTGCTTGAAAGGGAAATAACAGATCCTATCCAGATGGAATGAACAGTATTGAAACCGAGGAAATGTCCAATGATAAACCCGTAGACAATTGTCAGAACCATCTGTATGGGCGCTCCTATCAGTGCGACTTTCCTTACGGGCTGAAGCTCCTTGAAAGAAAACTCAAGACCAAGTGCAAACAGCATGAGAGCTATGCCTATTTCTGCAAGAAGCTCTATATTGTGCGTTTCAGACACCGTAATTCCGCCCGTATGAGGGCCTACGATTATCCCCGCAAGAATATAACCGATTATCAGGGGCTGCCTTAGGCGCTGTGCAACAATGCCGCCGAAAAGAGCAGCAACCGTAATGATTGCTATATCCGCCGCTATTCCCATAAAAACCTTTTTAATATGCTTTCAAATTAAATTGATGGATTCGCAAAAAGTCCAGTTTCCGTCATTCCGGCGCAGGCCGGAATCCAGAATAAGCTGAAATTACAAAGATGCCGGATCAAGTCAGGTATGACCCCGGAGCCTTTTTTTGACTTTTTACGACTTTGCCTTTTATTGGATCAAGAAATGATTCTCAAGGATGAGCTTTCTGAAATTTTCGGAAACAGAATTAAAATCAACAACATCTATCATAATAGGCAGATCTGATTCTGAAAAAGCATCCTTAAGCCTTTCAACTATTCTCCAGTCTATTTTTCCATTAGAAACCAAAGCAAGATCAAGATCGGAAAATTTTTGTGGTCTGCCGTTTACCCTCGATCCAAAAGCCCAAACACTATATTCTGGTATTGTCTCAGAGAGAATACGCTTAATCAGGTCAAACTGTAGATTGTCAATATCAATCATTTGCCTTTTCCAGCCTATTTAACAACACTCCCGCATCTTTTATGAATTTCAAGGCAATGACATATACTTCTTCGGCTATACTTTCACTATAAGTATGCGAGGTCAGGTTTCTTGCGTCTCCATAAACAAACCAGGGAGCAGGGTCATCAATCAGCCCGTATCTTGCAGCCATGCGGAAAAGATCCTTCCTCGTCCTTGGATGATCAGAGTCTTCGGGACTTATGTTCGCCCTGATCCACCTCTGCAAAAACTTCCAGCACAATTCATATGTAAACTCAAAATTCTGAATCACGCCCGCCTTGAGACCAAATCTTGTGACATCGTCAAGACCTGACATGAATTCCTCGTCGGATGTTTTTGCCACCAAAGCTTCAAATGAATTCAATGCTTTTCTATAACTCTCCAGATCCAGATTCATTTCTTTTCCTTTATTTCCTTTGCCTGCCTAAGAATATCGCCATAATGCTCTTCTGTACACTCAGGACAAAGGCTGTGGGAAAAAACTGCTTCTGAGTGTTCAGTGATGTATTTTTCAAGCTGAATCCATTCCTTCTCAACCCTTATTTTCTTGCAAAAGGAGCAAACAGGTAGAAAACCCTCAAGATGCTTTAATTTCTTTAAGGTGTGGTTTGTCATTCTGAGGACAAATATGCCGAGTATAAAAATGCAAGTACTCTCAAACAGACTTTCCTGCCAGTTAATCGGGGTTTTTCTAGCACCAAGAAAAAAATAAGGAATATCGACAAGTTCATCAAGCCAGATAATCAGCATTACAATTGCAAAGCCAGCCGCCTCATAACCCAGAATAATCTTCTGCAAGTTGTTTTTCATATGTCCCCGCATTGTAATTTTGATGAGAGCTTGAAGCAGGGCAATGAACAGCCCTGCATTGAGACAATTTATTTAAGGAGCTGTTTGATCTTTTCGTATAATTCCGTGCTGTGTCCGATGAAATATTCCTCACCGATCCTGATTGTAGGAGCCCTCAGATTTCCGCTCGGCCCGATGGACGCTGCCATCACTTCATCCTTGTTTTCAGGCTTGAATTCAAGATTCTTTTTGCCTTTGGCAGCATTAATTATCGAGGCTTTCTGAAGAATTTCCCACGCCTGTTCAGCCTCAATTTTTTCTTTCCCAGCATCAACTGTTTTTTCGATTTCAATACCTGCAAGGTCCGCCTGGGCCTTTATGCAGGTTTTTCATCCTTTCCTCAGATACGCCCAGTCAATTTTTTTCATGGTCGACTCCCTATACGTATTATATCATTATGCATACATCAGACGGCGGCCTTTAGGTTCAGGAATATGATCCCCGAATTCACGGGCAGTATCAATCCACAACTGAATTGCATCTTTTATGTTTTTTAAAGCCTGTTCTTCAGTTTCTCCGTGAGCCATACATCCGGACAATTCAGGAACTTCAGCCACAAAGACCTGATCTTCGTTGCTCCAGTAGATTATAATCTCATACTTTTGCATCTAAAGTTCTCCTCCCAGCTTATATTTTAGCAATACCGACCTCACCTGCCTGACCTGATAGGCTTTTGCCTTGCATCCATCTTTCTGAAGATTAATTTTTTCTTCCACATCCTCTCTTCTGAAAATATGATGGCTTCCGCGCTGGCGTTCTTCAAAACCCAACCTGATCAGAAGATGGATTATATCATCAAAAACAATATTTGAATCTGATGTTCCTCTTAAAATCTGAAAAAGCAATTTTTCATATTTGCCCATACAGACTCCCCGACTTTTTCCCCAGCAAATCAACCCTTGCTGAAACATCGGGATCTTCGATCAGAGGCGGAGCATGATGGGGCTTGAGCCTCGCATCAATTATAAGCGGACCACGGCATTCCCAATGTTTATGCCTTATAAACTCTCCGGCCCCATATACATCATGGGACGGGTTGGATCTTGTAAATACTGCCCACAGGAAATTATTGATATTTTTTGACACAAAAACGCTGTCGTCCGCAATTATAAAAAGAGGATAGCCTTCAGGACTACCTGCTTTATCAAGAAAATCCGCAAAAGCCTTTGCATCCTTTTCACCCTGAAGCGCATTAATGAATTTCGGGCCATTCACGACTATAACTCCTGGCATGGCTGTTCTCGGTTCTGAAAAACCCTCAGGCAGTTTAAGATCTCCTTTTATCTCATTGCAAAGTTTCCTTTTAGGATTCCCTGCCACTGCGATTATCATCTTAGACCCTTTATTAAGACCTTCACCTGAATAATCGAGAGTGTCGATGGTGGTAGCAGTCTGAAAATGGCAGTCAGTTTCAAAATTGACTCGCTCGAGCATGTGAACAAAAAAAGCCTGAATATCATGAATGTCGAGCATAGGTGAATCCTCGCCCGCAATTATGAAAAGATATTTTGCAAGAGAGCAGTGGCCAAATCCTAAAATGGCATTTGCGAGAGTCAGAAGCTCCATGGGTTTTCTTGACTGATAAGGAACATATCTTTCAGACCCTATGGCAAGAAGAAGAGGATGCACACCTGACGCGTCAACAGCGTGAAGAGCCTTAACTCCTGGGATTGCCGATGGTGTGACTGGCGCTGTTATCTCATGAATCAGCTCTCCAAAAACAGAATCCTCCTGGGGAGGCCGACCAACAACAGTGAAAGGCCACACAGCGTCTTTTCTGTGATAGACAGATTCGACATTCAGAAAGGGAAATTCATGAACAAGACTGTAATATCCAAGATGATCACCGAACGGGCCTTCTGGCTTTGTCCTTTCAGGATCGATTGTGCCTGTGATGCAAAAATCAGCGTCGAGTGAAATCACATGGCCATTTTTTCTGGCATACCTGAATCTTCTACCAGCCAGCACTCCGGCAAAAACAGCCTCCGGAACTCCTTCGGGTAGAGGCATGACAGCTCCCAGAGTATGGGCTGGCGGCCCGCCCACAAATATGCTTACTTTAAGCTTTTCTCCTTTTTCAACCGCCTTTGAATGATGGATTCCGATATCCCTTCTTATCTGGTAATGCAGTCCGATCTCTTTATCCTGGGCATAATCATTTCCTGAGAGCTGAATTCTGTACATGCCCATATTTGAAGCAAATATGCTGTTTTTGTATGGGTCTTCCGAATAGACCTGGGGAAGAAGAACAAAAGCCCCTCCGTCCATTGGCCAGCATTTTATCTGGGGGATATCTGAAATCCTGCATTTGGAGAAAAGAGCGGCTCCGTCATCCATTTTTCTTGGAATAGCCGAAATCATGGCAAATGGGACTGGCGCATATCTGAAAGGATTTTTCATGAAGCGCGAAGGATCGCCCTTAAGCTCCATGATTTTTTTCACATTTTTCAAGGTTGATCTGAAAATGAATCTCGCCCTGTCCATTGTTCCGAAGAGATTGGACACGGCAGGAAATGGCGAGCCTTTTACCCTTTCAAAGAAAACAGCTGGCCCTTTTTTCTCAAAAATCCGTCTGTGGATCTCTGCCATTTCAAGATTGGGGTCAACCTCTTCCTTCACTCGGACAAGATGGCCATTTTTTTCAAGATCAATTACGCATTCTGAAAGACTGGAATATATCATTTATAAAAGGCCTCCGGTGGGTCGCTTTTTTGAAAAAAAGCTCCGCAAAAAACTTTCATTTTTTTATTCGTAGCGTGTTCAAACCGCAAGGTTTGCGCACCATTTTTCGGTGCGCTGGCCTTAGAGCCTGTGCACCCTACATTACTGCAAGATATTTTTTTAACTGTTGGAGATAAACTTCTGTTGAAAAATCAAAAATCTGCGATCATAAATCCCGCAATGGTTCATTTCACCCTCTCCCTGAATCCGAAGCTCACGGAATTATCAGAATAATAAACCTCATCAGGGACAAACACATACCACCTGACCCTGAAAAGGGCTTCAAGATCCGAGACATCTTTAACCTGCTTGCCTGACAGCATTTTTTCAACAAAAACGAAGTTCTTTATATATTTAGCATAGGCTATGCCTGATTCGACGGTAATTCCGGTCTGTCGAATTTTGCCCTTCATCTGAAGGCCTTTTATCTCGCTCCAATCATAAGGATTCCCGCAAACGCTCGCAGCAGCAACTCCTGAATTCTTTTCAGCATCAATTATATGCCGGGAATTTTCTGAGGAAAAAAACCAGAAGCCATTATTATAATAAATATAATAAACCGGAGCGGCCCAGGGATCATTTCCGCAGGCTGTGGCAAGCGTCATGATATGGCATTTTTCAGCAAAATCCTCCGCATCCTTTATTATATCTTCAAGGCGATATTGTTTTTTTGTCATGGATGATCTACTTTCCGGCTATGGATAAAACCTCGTATCATAAATTCCAGTTGGCCCTGCAATACTTCCTTTACTACGGGATAGTCGGCATTCATCTGCCTTACCTGAATCTTTATTTCAGATACATAGGCTTTTCAGGCAGAGAAATCGGCACTGTGGCGTCGCTTCGAACCCTGTGCATAATCATTTTTCCGCTTTTATGGGGAATGATCGCGGACAAATTCAAAATGCGCAAAACAATATATGTCATGTGCAACGTCGCAAGCGCAGTCTTGTGGGGGCTTTATCTTTTCACCACAGGATTTATGCCCATAGCCGCCGTAACCTTTGCGTTTGCGGCATTTTATTCGCCAATCATAGCTTTTCTTGAAGCCTTTTCAATGGATATTCTGGGCAGGGCAAAAAAAAGCTACGGGAAAATAAGACTATGGGGATCGATATCATTTGTTGCCGTTGTTCTGGTTCTTGGAAAGATTATTTCAGGCGGCGACATAAAAATAATAATCCCTCTAAGCCTTGGACTGATGCTATTCATGGCTGTCCTGTCGTTTTTTTTCCCAAAAACAGAAATTCACGGCCCTGAATTTACCCTGAAATCCGCTTCCTTTTTTTTGAAGCCGGATGTCGCCCTTTTTCTTCTGAGCGCAGTAATGATGCTCGCCAGCCACGGAGCATATTACGGATTTCTTTCCATCAAGCTTTCATCGGAAGGAGCTTCTGCTTCATATATTGGAATTGTCTGGGCAGTTGGTTCTGCGTCAGAAATACTTGTGATGCTTTACTCAAAAGAACTTTTCAAACGCATAAAAATAGAAACTGTCCTTGTATGGTCTTTTGCATTTGCAGCGCTTAGATGGCTGATTGTTTGTTATCTTGGAGATCAGCCGGTGTTCATGATTCTTTCCCAGTTACTGCACGCAGTTACTTACGGCTGCTTTCACATGGCATGCATACTTTTCACCGACAAGGTATCAGACGAAGGAGTAAAAACCCTTGCACAGTCAGTAAATAATTCAGTGAGTTACGGACTGGGTCTGATGGCGGGGATATTCACATGCGGATTCTTTTATGACAGGTTTCAGAATCTGGTTTTCCTCGGATGCTCAATTGTAGCTGTGGCGGGGGGATTTACAATGAAGGCGGCGATGAAGGCTCATAGTACCTTCATAATAGAATAATGAAATGAAAAGTCAGTTAATAAAGCACTCCATCTACCCCGAATTACGATCCCTCAACCTCATAAAAATCCATACTACTGAGCCAACAAGCACAACCACGGCAATAACAAAAATTTCATAATGTTTTATTTCAGCTATTAAAAGTTCCAGTGAGTGCCCAAGAACATATCCTAATAAACCAACTGTAATTGCCCATACCCCTGCACCAATAACGTTCAGTATTAAAAAATGTAATGGTTTGACCCTGCTCATCCCTACGATAAAAGGAGTGACTGTACGGATTCCATATATAAATCGAAAACCAAGTATCAGAAGAATCTGATGCCGCTGCAAAAGATTTAGTATCCGCCCTGATCTTTTTTTCCATCCTGGACGTTTATCAATAAAAGATCGCCCCTTGATCCGGCCAATGTAATAATATAGCTGATCACCAAATAACGTTCCTACAAATGCAGCCAAAATAACAAATGGCAATTCAAGATATCCCTGATGAGCTAAAAATCCGGCAAGAACCAAAACTGTCTCTCCCTCCAGAAATGTTCCAAGCAAAATTGCAGGATAGCCATAATAAGTAACAAGTTGTTCAATCGTCATTTAATTCTCCTTAGTAGTTCACGCGCAAAAAAAAGCCGCCTGTGCAAGGACTTAATAATTGTTGTCAGACATTATGGCAATTAGATTTGAATCATGCTACGTTCCAATAAAAGTTTTCCTTCCTTGATTCAAATTTTCGTTTTTCTAATCCATAACCCAAATCCCATGTGCCATCTCATGGCAATATTCTTAAAAGGAGAAAAACATGGATAATGATGAACCAGGTAACAGGCTCAGTCCAATAAGACAAATCAAAGACAACATAAAGATCCCCTCCATTAATTTCAAACCCGCCAAATGGTTCAATTTAGTCGTGGCAGTCATTATTCTTGTAATAGTCTTTTTCAATCTCTGCTTTGTCTATGTGAAGCCATACGAGTATGGAATCAAGGTAGCCAGAATCGGCATGCAAAGAGGAGTTCAGAAAGAAATCGAAAACGCTGGGCTTAATTTTGTAATGCCATTCGGGCTCCAGCAGATGTACAAACTGCCAAAAGGAATTCAGGTTCTTGAGTTAACCAATTCTCCAAACACATCAGCCACTGATGCCAGAAAAGACAAGGCAGCTCACATCCAAACCTCGGACGGATTTTACGTGGATATTGATGTTTCCATACTTTATCGGATCAAGGACCCTTACCTTGTTTTCACAACAATAGGGCCGGGAACTCTGTACGAAGACAACGGAATAATTCCCAAGGCTGAACCAGCTCTCAAGGAAGCCCTTGGAAAGCTGACCACTGAAGAATTTTACAACAGCCCTCTTCGCGTCCAGAAGACAGAAGAAGCAAGGGAAAAACTCAACGAAGAACTTAAACCAAAGGGGCTTGAAGTAGATCAGGTTCTTGTCAGGTATTTCAGATACAGTCCTGAAATCCAGAAAAACATAGAGGAAAAAAAGCTCAAAGATCAGATGGTTTTTACAAACCAGTCCATGGCAAAAGCTGCCAAGGAAGAAGCCATACTTAAAAAAATCGTTCAGGAAGGCCTTGTAATAGCTGCTGTTGAAATGGAAAAAGGCAAGGCATATGTCACCAGAAAAACGGCGGAAAAGGATCTTTATGTAAGAACCAAAACAGCCGAGGCTGATCTTTTAGTAAAGCTTGCCGAAGCTGAAAAGGTTCGCCTGAAAAATGACGCGCTTAAGGGAGAAGGATCAGAGCATATGGTTGGCCTGAAAATGGCAGAAGTATACAAGGGGCTGGATGTTGTAATTCTGCCGAGCGACGGCCAGAACGGAATAAATCCGCTGAAGCTGGACAGCGCTCTGAAGATGTTTGATGTCCGCAAAGGAGGTGACAAATGAAGCGTTTCATTTATTCAATAATTTTTCTCCTGGCAATATCGGCCATTTCAGGATGTGTCCCCCATACCACTGGTGAAACAGAAGTTGGAGTCAGAACCCGCAAATTCGGACTTTTCGGAGCAAAGGGAGTCGAAGAAAAAATTTATTCCCAGGGCAGCACATATTTCTTTATGCCTTTCATAAATGACTGGAACGTTTTTGACACAAAACTACAGAACCTTGAGATGACATTTGCGGAAAACCGGGGTGACAGAAAATCCCAGGACGACCTGGTTCTTAAAACCATAGACGGTAACGATATCAGCCTCGATGTCATTATAGCCTACCGTATTGATGCGGCCAAGGCTCCTTATATTCTTCAGTATGTGGCAAAGGATGACAGGACTCTGAGGGATATGATTGTAAGAACAATTGCCCGCAGCAAGCCAAGGGATATTTTCGGGGAGTTGAAAACCGAAGCTTTTTACGTGACAGAGTCCCGTGAAGCCCAGGCAAACAAGGCAAAAATAGAACTTCAGAATACCTTGGGGCCAATGGGTATCATCATTGAAAAGGTAATGACCAACGATTACCGTTTCAATCCGGAATACACAAAGGCAATCGAGGATAAAAAAGTAGCGGATCAACAGGTTGAAAAAAATAAATCCGCCCAGCACGCAGCCCTTGAAGAATACAAGCGGAAGCTTGAAGAAACCAAAGGCGAAGTCAACAAACTGGTTGCAGACGCAGATGGTCAATATCAGAAGGCCCAGATAGAAGTTGATGTTTATCTGGAACAGCAAAAGCTTCTGGCCGATGCGATAAAAGCTGAAGGTATAGCAGAAGCCAAGGGAATCATGGAAATGAACAAGGCCCTTGCAGGAACCGGCGGTGAAGTGATGGTCAAATTAAAGATTGCAGAAGCTCTCCAGGGCAAAAACATATCCCTGCTTCCGGTTTCCGAAGGCGGCATGAACCTGAAGACCACCGATGTGAACAGGCTGATAGAAACAATGGGTGTAAAGGCAATGTCCGAAACAAAAAAGAAATGATCTGATTTTTTTCAAAGATAAAAAACGTGGGGACTTTTTACAAAAAGTCCCCGCCCCCCAAAAACTTTATGAATTTCAGTATGAACCTAATTCCATTTTTTAAATCAAATATGAAATCAAGGTGGCAAGGAGGAAGCGACGCAAACTTACGTGATTTGTACGCTCTTGAAGCTGATGACGATGCCAACCCGATCCATACATTGAGATAGCGCTTTGATTTAAAAATGGAATAACTGCTCTGTTGATTTTCCAGCCCGGCAAACGCCATAAAATCATCCCCAGAGATCCATCTGGCCCTTCCCTGCTTTATCCTTACCGTTCTTTTGCTTTTTATCTTTTTTGGGCTTTTCCACCGGATCTGTTTTTGCTTCAGACCCATCTACGGCCAAATCCTCAGTGAATTTTCTTCCTGGCTCTTCTGAATACGAGACTTCAAGCAAATCTTCATCCACAAGCCTGAT
Proteins encoded:
- a CDS encoding type II toxin-antitoxin system HicB family antitoxin, with the translated sequence MQKYEIIIYWSNEDQVFVAEVPELSGCMAHGETEEQALKNIKDAIQLWIDTAREFGDHIPEPKGRRLMYA
- a CDS encoding cation:proton antiporter domain-containing protein; this encodes MGIAADIAIITVAALFGGIVAQRLRQPLIIGYILAGIIVGPHTGGITVSETHNIELLAEIGIALMLFALGLEFSFKELQPVRKVALIGAPIQMVLTIVYGFIIGHFLGFNTVHSIWIGSVISLSSTMVILKTLMEKGLMGTLSSRVMIGMLIVQDLAVVPLMIILPQLNNPENGLFVLGWAGVKAACFLGVMVLAGTKIIPKLVEYIAKWDSRELFLVSVTAIGLGVGYATYLSGLSFAFGAFVAGMILSESEYSHQALSDVIPLRDVFALLFFVSIGMLIDTAFIAANLSKVLSLVAFIIIGKGLIFALVVKSFGYKNVIPLAVGLGLSQVGEFAFLLIGTGMKTGSIPPELYSMLLSSTVITMILTPFLSNLTAPFDSLRKKWFRQEAVQTINLPDTGLKKHIVIAGGGRVGSYVAQVLSSLDVDFVIIENNSRQVDEIRKKGYPLVYGDACHHIVLEAARVHDARLLVITAPFAIITKIIAGHARKISPEIEIIARAEGIEQMKDLHGAGVHNVVQPELEGGLEMTRQTLHFLDIPVDDIIRFTDKVRNELYAPIYSPDQEDFSPVRLNIATQLLKLSWVTVPEGSPIIGKSIREADIRTFTGVSVVGVIHERKVCPNPDTGYVIENGDLLALMGDSDQIESFRMFMNPM
- a CDS encoding UbiD family decarboxylase; the encoded protein is MIYSSLSECVIDLEKNGHLVRVKEEVDPNLEMAEIHRRIFEKKGPAVFFERVKGSPFPAVSNLFGTMDRARFIFRSTLKNVKKIMELKGDPSRFMKNPFRYAPVPFAMISAIPRKMDDGAALFSKCRISDIPQIKCWPMDGGAFVLLPQVYSEDPYKNSIFASNMGMYRIQLSGNDYAQDKEIGLHYQIRRDIGIHHSKAVEKGEKLKVSIFVGGPPAHTLGAVMPLPEGVPEAVFAGVLAGRRFRYARKNGHVISLDADFCITGTIDPERTKPEGPFGDHLGYYSLVHEFPFLNVESVYHRKDAVWPFTVVGRPPQEDSVFGELIHEITAPVTPSAIPGVKALHAVDASGVHPLLLAIGSERYVPYQSRKPMELLTLANAILGFGHCSLAKYLFIIAGEDSPMLDIHDIQAFFVHMLERVNFETDCHFQTATTIDTLDYSGEGLNKGSKMIIAVAGNPKRKLCNEIKGDLKLPEGFSEPRTAMPGVIVVNGPKFINALQGEKDAKAFADFLDKAGSPEGYPLFIIADDSVFVSKNINNFLWAVFTRSNPSHDVYGAGEFIRHKHWECRGPLIIDARLKPHHAPPLIEDPDVSARVDLLGKKSGSLYGQI
- a CDS encoding SPFH domain-containing protein, whose amino-acid sequence is MKRFIYSIIFLLAISAISGCVPHTTGETEVGVRTRKFGLFGAKGVEEKIYSQGSTYFFMPFINDWNVFDTKLQNLEMTFAENRGDRKSQDDLVLKTIDGNDISLDVIIAYRIDAAKAPYILQYVAKDDRTLRDMIVRTIARSKPRDIFGELKTEAFYVTESREAQANKAKIELQNTLGPMGIIIEKVMTNDYRFNPEYTKAIEDKKVADQQVEKNKSAQHAALEEYKRKLEETKGEVNKLVADADGQYQKAQIEVDVYLEQQKLLADAIKAEGIAEAKGIMEMNKALAGTGGEVMVKLKIAEALQGKNISLLPVSEGGMNLKTTDVNRLIETMGVKAMSETKKK
- a CDS encoding SPFH domain-containing protein; protein product: MDNDEPGNRLSPIRQIKDNIKIPSINFKPAKWFNLVVAVIILVIVFFNLCFVYVKPYEYGIKVARIGMQRGVQKEIENAGLNFVMPFGLQQMYKLPKGIQVLELTNSPNTSATDARKDKAAHIQTSDGFYVDIDVSILYRIKDPYLVFTTIGPGTLYEDNGIIPKAEPALKEALGKLTTEEFYNSPLRVQKTEEAREKLNEELKPKGLEVDQVLVRYFRYSPEIQKNIEEKKLKDQMVFTNQSMAKAAKEEAILKKIVQEGLVIAAVEMEKGKAYVTRKTAEKDLYVRTKTAEADLLVKLAEAEKVRLKNDALKGEGSEHMVGLKMAEVYKGLDVVILPSDGQNGINPLKLDSALKMFDVRKGGDK
- a CDS encoding type II toxin-antitoxin system HicA family toxin, with product MGKYEKLLFQILRGTSDSNIVFDDIIHLLIRLGFEERQRGSHHIFRREDVEEKINLQKDGCKAKAYQVRQVRSVLLKYKLGGEL
- a CDS encoding nucleotidyltransferase substrate binding protein; the encoded protein is MNLDLESYRKALNSFEALVAKTSDEEFMSGLDDVTRFGLKAGVIQNFEFTYELCWKFLQRWIRANISPEDSDHPRTRKDLFRMAARYGLIDDPAPWFVYGDARNLTSHTYSESIAEEVYVIALKFIKDAGVLLNRLEKAND
- a CDS encoding DedA family protein — its product is MTIEQLVTYYGYPAILLGTFLEGETVLVLAGFLAHQGYLELPFVILAAFVGTLFGDQLYYYIGRIKGRSFIDKRPGWKKRSGRILNLLQRHQILLILGFRFIYGIRTVTPFIVGMSRVKPLHFLILNVIGAGVWAITVGLLGYVLGHSLELLIAEIKHYEIFVIAVVVLVGSVVWIFMRLRDRNSG
- a CDS encoding pyridoxamine 5'-phosphate oxidase family protein, with the protein product MTKKQYRLEDIIKDAEDFAEKCHIMTLATACGNDPWAAPVYYIYYNNGFWFFSSENSRHIIDAEKNSGVAAASVCGNPYDWSEIKGLQMKGKIRQTGITVESGIAYAKYIKNFVFVEKMLSGKQVKDVSDLEALFRVRWYVFVPDEVYYSDNSVSFGFRERVK
- a CDS encoding nucleotidyltransferase family protein, whose product is MIDIDNLQFDLIKRILSETIPEYSVWAFGSRVNGRPQKFSDLDLALVSNGKIDWRIVERLKDAFSESDLPIMIDVVDFNSVSENFRKLILENHFLIQ
- a CDS encoding MFS transporter — encoded protein: MDKTSYHKFQLALQYFLYYGIVGIHLPYLNLYFRYIGFSGREIGTVASLRTLCIIIFPLLWGMIADKFKMRKTIYVMCNVASAVLWGLYLFTTGFMPIAAVTFAFAAFYSPIIAFLEAFSMDILGRAKKSYGKIRLWGSISFVAVVLVLGKIISGGDIKIIIPLSLGLMLFMAVLSFFFPKTEIHGPEFTLKSASFFLKPDVALFLLSAVMMLASHGAYYGFLSIKLSSEGASASYIGIVWAVGSASEILVMLYSKELFKRIKIETVLVWSFAFAALRWLIVCYLGDQPVFMILSQLLHAVTYGCFHMACILFTDKVSDEGVKTLAQSVNNSVSYGLGLMAGIFTCGFFYDRFQNLVFLGCSIVAVAGGFTMKAAMKAHSTFIIE